The DNA segment ACTCGCGCCTTCCCTGGCGCTCGCCCTCCGGGCAGCCTACGGCTGCCCAAAACGGCAATCCTGCCGTTTTGTCCCTAGAGTCCTTGGAGTGGCCCTCGGTGGGCCTCCCAGAGGACTACCTCGCCCTCATCGCTCCGAACCGGGCTGCTTTCGTGCGGGCGGGTGAAACCCTCGTCGGTCATGGTGGCATTAGTGTCGAGGAACTGCTCGTCCCTCTTGTCCAGATCGATAGGAGGGACCGATGAACAGTCGCCTGACCCAGATCGGTTTCAGCCAGCGGGTCCGTCTTGAATGGCTGGAGAGAACGGCCAACCTGGTGCTTGCCGGAAACGACGAGGCGTCCATCGGGGGCGCCCTCCAAGAGCTGCTCGAAGACAAGCTGTCTGTCGGCGGGAATGCCAAACGCGGCAATCGGGAGAAGGTGATCACCATCCTGATGAAGATCTGGGTCCGCCCCCCGCGCGACCTCCATCCCCTTCAGCGGGAAGGCCTCAAGCTTCTCTCACACCTGCCGCGTGAGGACCATATCGCGGTCCACTGGGGCATGGCCATGGCGGTTTATCCGTTCTGGGGGGCCGTAGCGGCCCATGTGGGGCGACTGCTCAGGCTCCAGGGAACGGCCGCAGCCAGCCAGGTACAGCGCCGTGTGCGGGAGCAATATGGGGAACGCGACACGGTATCCAGAGCTGCACGACGGGTGCTGCGGAGCTTCGTCGATTGGGAGGTCCTGAAGGAAACATCGGAAAAAGGCATCTACACCTCTGGGCTTTCACTCGCCATAGCTCAGGTGGAGCTTATCGCCTGGTTGGCCGAGGCCTTCTTGCACGCTCATCCCAACGGTTCGGTGGCTCTGAGAACGGTCCTTGATTCCACGAGCCTGTTCCCGTTCCGTCTCAGCCCAATATCCGCAGACCACCTGGTCGCGGTATCCGGACGGCTCGATGTGCTGCGACACGGCCTTGACCAGGACTTGATCATGCTCCGCACGGAAAGCCTGCCAGCGGCGAAGGGAGGCGGATCATGACGCTTTCGGATCATCGACTCCATGATCTGATTCGCTTCTATGAAATTCTCGATATGTTTGCCGAGAGAATTGGTGGGCCGAGAATGCTGACAGAATGTGCTGGCCGGGTACGGCTGAATACGAACCAGGAAACCAGAGAGGTGTGAACATGCCGTCAAGAGGCGAGATCAAGAGCGAGAAGATTCTGGTGAAGGATATCTTTTCCCGGATGTGGTTCCGGGTTCCCGAGTACCAGCGTCCCTACGTGTGGGGCCGGGAAGAGATTGCCGACCTTCTTGATGACGTGACCTTTGCCATGACGGAAAAGCCCGATTTCGAGTATTTCCTGGGCTCGTTCGTGTTCCAGTCCAAGCCCGCAGCGCCGGATAGCGGACAGGAGTTTGACGAAAACGACCTTCTCGACGGGCAGCAGCGCATGGCGACGTTGCTCATGCTTTTTGCCGTGCTGCGAGATTTGGCGGAGGACCCCGACGCCAAGGACGACTGTCAGAAGTGCATCTATCAGAAAGCCAGCAAATACAAGGTCATTCCGGAACGAACCCGCCTAGTGTTCGCCATACGTGATGAGGTGCAAAAGTTCATCGATGAGTTCGTCAAGGCCGACGGCGGCACGAACCGAGAGGATGACCTGAAGCGTATGGTTTCCAAGGGAGGAGACGTATCCGTGCGGAACATGGCCGCCGCCATCCTCGAGATCCGCGGGTTCTTCCGCGAGAACCCGAACACGAAGCCCGAAGACCTGCTCCAGTTTCTCCTCAACAAGGTGCTTCTCATCTACGTCTCGACCGAAGACCTTGAAGATGCCTTCCGGTTGTTCATGATCCTTAACGATCGGGGCATCCCCCTTCGCAACAGCGACATCCTGAAGTCCATGAATCTCGGGGCCTTGGAGAGCGAGGAAGAGAAGGTCAAGTACGCCAAAATGTGGGAGGAGGCGGAAAGCGAGCTTGGGGATGACTTTGATCGATTCCTCAACCACGTGCGGACCATCCTGGTGAAGGACAAGGCGCGGCTGAGTCTTCTTCAGGAGTTCGAGGACAAGATTTACAACCCCAAGGAGCGGGACAAGGCGACAGGTCAGAAAAA comes from the Dissulfurirhabdus thermomarina genome and includes:
- a CDS encoding DUF262 domain-containing protein produces the protein MPSRGEIKSEKILVKDIFSRMWFRVPEYQRPYVWGREEIADLLDDVTFAMTEKPDFEYFLGSFVFQSKPAAPDSGQEFDENDLLDGQQRMATLLMLFAVLRDLAEDPDAKDDCQKCIYQKASKYKVIPERTRLVFAIRDEVQKFIDEFVKADGGTNREDDLKRMVSKGGDVSVRNMAAAILEIRGFFRENPNTKPEDLLQFLLNKVLLIYVSTEDLEDAFRLFMILNDRGIPLRNSDILKSMNLGALESEEEKVKYAKMWEEAESELGDDFDRFLNHVRTILVKDKARLSLLQEFEDKIYNPKERDKATGQKKPVLLKKGRETFELIERYLGHYRTLLGGQNYDETGGSFEFDNLIKVMLTGLPATDWVPPLLRYFDKFKYDRILEFLKRLDNKFSADWICQYTPTDRIAAMNKIIQAIDDANTVDDLFSTDVFDIDEGSLVRMLDGAVYGRRFARYLLLKLDYLYQNHDQRMHFETLSVEHVLPQNPTEDSQWVKDFSEEERNEWTDKLGNFVLITRRKNSSQGRLDYSEKRKRYFEKNIDTCPNSLRVLRSEKWTPTELKANHKTVLKKLGKHYGINVDVVSAVKDVNTDGSEVPNAE